The Staphylococcus simiae genome includes the window AGTCGTATTGGTGACGACAGTAATGCACTTTACTTATATGAAAAAGAATTAGGTGCAAGAACTTTCGACGAAGAATAAGCGCCTGGGACGAAAAGTATTTTACACTTAAAATTAAGCATTGGGCAGTAACTGTCCTGTTTTCAAAAAGTTGATCAATCAATATTTTAAAAACATAGTCAGTCTTGCCGGTTTGGGATTATGAAATAAATTTTATCGAAAATTTATTTCTGTCCCAAACCCACCTTTTATTTGTTAGGGGATGGTAAACTTTTGATGATTAAATCAAAGGTATCATCCCCTTTTTACTGTTTACTTATAAGTCAATTTAGTGTATTTTCCATTAAAAATTCTCTAAACTATCTTTATATGGTTCTCTTCCAAATTGGACCGATACATAATTATTCGTTTTTAATTTATCAGTCCTAAAATATAGAGAACAGTTTAATATTAAATTTTAAGACAAGTATCTAATGTTCTCTAATAAATTGGTCTCCTAATTTCGATATTATATAATATTATTTGTATCTTAGCGCAAAAATAGAGCATCTAACTTAGTGAAAGGAGTTAATGTCATGACAAATAATTCTTTTGTTGCACTTGATTTTGAAACGGCCAATGGTAAACGAACAAGTATATGTTCGGTTGGTATGGTTAAAGTCATTGATAATCAAATTACAGAATCATTCCATACTTTAGTTAACCCTCAAGACTATTTTTCCCAGCAAAATATTAATGTGCATGGTATTGAACCACAAGATGTTGAACAATCTCCAACATTTGATTACGTCTTTCCGTATATGATGCAATTTATTGATAATCTACCAGTTGTTGCTCATAATGCAGCTTTTGATATGAATGTATTGCATCAAAGCATAAAAAATATTGGTCTTCCAACACCGACGCTCAAATATTTTTGTAGTTATCAACTCGCCAAACGTACTGTAGATTCTCATCGTTACGGCTTAAAATATATGATGGAATTTTATCATTTAGATTTTCATGGTCATCACGATGCTTTAAATGATGCTAAAGCTTGTGCAATGATTACATTTAGATTATTAAAACATTATAATGATCTTAACCATGTTATGACGATCTATGGTAAAAATTTACAAGATAAAGGTTAGCAAATACTTCTAATATTTTGAAGCTTGCTAACCTTTTTAAATAAAATCATAAATAGTCATATTTTTATAAGACGATGGCTCTAAATTACCTACAGTTACCCCAATTAATCTTATGGGAATATCTGGATCCTTCAATTCATTATAAAGTGCATATGCAATATTATATATATCATTTTCTGTATTGACTGAATCCCTTAAACTTGTTTGTTTAGAATAGGTTTCAAATTGATATGTCTTAATTTTTACTGTAACTGTCTTAGCTGATTTCTGAAGCTCATTTAATCGTTCAGCTGTCTTTCCTGACAATTCCCAAACTTTACGCAATATTTGTTCGTCATCATTTACATCGGTGGCAAATGTACGCTCAGTACCTATTGATTTACGTATTCTAGAAGATTTAACCTCACTATGGTCAATACCTCGTGCTTTATTATATAGTCCTCTGCCTCTTTTACCAAATAACCTTATTAATTCAAATTCACTTTTTTGATATAAATCTTGACCGGTATATATATTGTTATCATGCATCACTTTTTTAGAAGCTTTACCAACGCCTGGAAAATCTCCAATATCTAACCCCATGATGATGTCATGTACATTATTGTAATCTATAACTGTCATACCATTAGGTTTGTTCATACCACTGGCTAATTTTGCTAGAAATTTATTATATGATACACCTGCAGATGCAGTTAATTCTGTTTGCTCAAAAATATCTCGTCTAATATATTGCGCGATTTGAGAAGCGGGTAAGTCAGGTCTCACTAAATCAGTAATATCTAAATATGCTTCATCTAAAGACATAGGTTCAACTTTATCAGTATAACTGCGAAAGATAGCCATAATTTGTTGTGATGTTTTTCTGTATTCACCAAAGCGATGTGTAACATAATAACCATTGGGACATAATTTATGCGCTTGTGACATTGGCATAGCTGAATGAACACCATACTTGCGTGCTTCATAAGAAGCTGTAGACACTACACCTCTATTACTTGCTTTTCCACCAACAATGACAGGTTTACCTTTAAGTTTTGGATTATCTCTCATTTCCACCTGAGCAAAAAAGTAATCCATATCTATATGAATAATTCTTCTTTCAGCCATGCCCTCACCTCACTTTTATTTTTATAAGTTAACAAAAAAAGACCTCACTACAATTATACGCTCTGCATCATTAATTTACATAATTGATGCACTAAGTATCATTTGTACTGAGTCTTAAATAATATTATTGAATTGGTTTTTGATTATATAAGTATAAACTCTCTGTGTCTTGTTGCACATATTTAAAATTACTCGTCATCGCGAATGTCACTAATAAAAGATCTATTAAGCAATACGCCGTATGCATACTAAAAATAAATATAATAGATGAATAGCCAAATTGTTTAATTAAAATAAGTAAAACACTACTAATTATAATAAATGGAGCAAGCATAATGATAGCAAACTGCCATTTGTTATAACAAGCATTTGAAGTATGAAAGAGTATGTTACCTTTTTTAATTTGCAACATTGGTTGGCAATCTTTTTTAAAGATAATAAATAATAAGCGATGAATGAATTCATGTATAACAAGTACGATTGCAAATCCTAAGAAACCATATATTAAATTAACAATAATATTTTGGTCTATAATTGCAGTGACATCTAGTGCCCACTTATAAGTAAATAATATGACAAATAATGCAATGATCATTTGCACTACAATAAATCTTTTAATGTTGAAATTATTGTCAGATAAATCGATTTTATGCATTGCCAACCCTCCCAAGTAACTACGTCTTAGTCGTTATTAATCATAGTATACATTGTAAAATTTGATTAAAAA containing:
- a CDS encoding 3'-5' exonuclease; the encoded protein is MTNNSFVALDFETANGKRTSICSVGMVKVIDNQITESFHTLVNPQDYFSQQNINVHGIEPQDVEQSPTFDYVFPYMMQFIDNLPVVAHNAAFDMNVLHQSIKNIGLPTPTLKYFCSYQLAKRTVDSHRYGLKYMMEFYHLDFHGHHDALNDAKACAMITFRLLKHYNDLNHVMTIYGKNLQDKG
- the dinB gene encoding DNA polymerase IV, translated to MAERRIIHIDMDYFFAQVEMRDNPKLKGKPVIVGGKASNRGVVSTASYEARKYGVHSAMPMSQAHKLCPNGYYVTHRFGEYRKTSQQIMAIFRSYTDKVEPMSLDEAYLDITDLVRPDLPASQIAQYIRRDIFEQTELTASAGVSYNKFLAKLASGMNKPNGMTVIDYNNVHDIIMGLDIGDFPGVGKASKKVMHDNNIYTGQDLYQKSEFELIRLFGKRGRGLYNKARGIDHSEVKSSRIRKSIGTERTFATDVNDDEQILRKVWELSGKTAERLNELQKSAKTVTVKIKTYQFETYSKQTSLRDSVNTENDIYNIAYALYNELKDPDIPIRLIGVTVGNLEPSSYKNMTIYDFI
- a CDS encoding DUF3267 domain-containing protein; this translates as MHKIDLSDNNFNIKRFIVVQMIIALFVILFTYKWALDVTAIIDQNIIVNLIYGFLGFAIVLVIHEFIHRLLFIIFKKDCQPMLQIKKGNILFHTSNACYNKWQFAIIMLAPFIIISSVLLILIKQFGYSSIIFIFSMHTAYCLIDLLLVTFAMTSNFKYVQQDTESLYLYNQKPIQ